In the Streptomyces sp. 3214.6 genome, GACTCCCGCCGTAAACGCTCCGTGAGCGTTCGCAACTCTTCGTCCATGACGCGAGCCTAGTAGGGCTTGGTCAGGTCGGTTGTTGTGGTGCGTGTCCTGCGGGTCTGGTGTGGCGTTGAGTTTGTGTGACTCCGGACGAGATTGCTGCGGTGCGTGGTGAGTTGGAGGCGTTCGCGGCGGAGGTGTTCGAGCCGTTCGCGCGCAAGGACCAGCGCCGGTGGGGGCAGGTCTATCTGCGGGGGCTGCTGACCGACGGACAGCGTAAGTCGGTCGAGCCGATGGCCGCCCGGCTTGGGGAGGACGGCAATCGTCAGGCATTGGCCAACTTCATCACCACCAGCCCCTGGGACCCGGCACATATCCGGGCCCAGCTCGCCTGGCGGATGGAGGAGGCGATCGGGCCCGAGGCCCTGGTCTTCGACGACACCGGGTTCCTCAAGGACGGGAGCGCCTCGGCATGCGTGTCGCGGCAGTACACCGGCACCGCGGGCAAGGTCACCAACTGCCAGGTCGGCGTCTCGCTCCACCTCGCGTCCGACCACGCCTCGGCGGCGGTCAACTGGCGGCTGTTTTTGCCCCAGACGTGGGATCCCGCCTCGCCGAAGGCCGATGCCGACAAGATCGCCCGCCGTGCCGGCTGCGGCATCCCGGACGATGTCGGGCACGTGGAGAAGTGGCAGCTGGCCCTGGACATGCTCGATGAGACCCGCTCCTGGGGACTCGAGGTGCCGCTGGCCGTCGCGGACGCCGGATACGGCGACGCCGCCGCCTTCCGGCACGGACTGCAGGCCCGCGGCCTGAATTACGTGGTGGGGATCTCCACCACGCTCTCCGCCCAGCCCGCCGACGCGGTGCCGGTGGCCGAGCCGTACTCCGGGATGGGCCGCCCGCCGGTGGCGAAGTATCCCGACAAGCCGCAGCCGGTGAAGGAGCTGGTCATCGCGGCGGGCCGGAAAGCGGCCAGACGGGTGCAGTGGCGGGAGGGCTCCCGGCCCGGCACCGGCCGCTCGGGCCGCAAGCGGATGCACTCCCGCTTCGTTGCCCTGCGCATCCGGCCTGCCGGACGCGAGGTCCGACAGATGGCCGACGGCCCGGAACTGCCCGTGTGCTGGCTGCTGGCCGAATGGCCCGCCGGCGAGAGCGAGCCGGTGCAGTACTGGCTGTCCGACCTGCCCTCCGGCATGCCCCTGACCACACTGGTCCGCCTCGCCAAACTCCGCTGGCGCATCGAGCACGACTACCGGGAGATGAAACAGGCCCTGGGACTTGCCCACTTCGAGGGCCGCACCTGGAACGGATGGCACCACCACGTCACCCTCGTCTCCGTCGCGCACGCCTTCTGCACCCTGCAACGACTGGCCCGAGCCCCAAAAGACACGGGGCCGGCCTGAGCCTCTACCAAGTCGTCCGCGAGCTACAGACCCTCCTCGCCCTATGGACCGGCGCCTGCCCCACCTGCCACCGCGACATACCCACACCAATACGGACCTGACCAAGCCCTACTAGAGGCTCGGTCGGTCAGGGAGTTACATCACAGCCACGAGGGCTGGCGCGCTCGTTACCCACCGGTTAAGCTCATACGAGCGAATCACCCATTCGCTTCACCTCCTCGCGGTGGCCTGGTGACGCAGTCGCCGCGAGAAGTCGGTTCGGTACCTCGTACCGCTGTACGACCCGGCCACGGGACAGGGCCGGTCGGACTCCCGTTCGTCTCCGGGCGTGTGCACGCCCTGGGCGACGGCACCGGGCGTGTGCGCTCGTAGCCCGGCATCACTCGCACCCCTTGCTTTCCGCATCCCTTGCTTTCCGCACCCGTTGCGCCCAGGCCTCGCAGAGGTTCTCTCGGCGTATCCGGGCGCGTTCCCAGTCGTCACCTCATTTCTGGAGTCCCGCGATGGCCGCTCCCCTGTCCGACACCCCTCTGTCCCCGCTCCAGACGATCGCCGTCATCGGCCTCGGCACCATGGGCACCGGTATCACCGAGGTCCTGGCCAAGGCCGGGCGCGAGGTGATCGGCATCGACATCAG is a window encoding:
- a CDS encoding IS701 family transposase, with the protein product MTPDEIAAVRGELEAFAAEVFEPFARKDQRRWGQVYLRGLLTDGQRKSVEPMAARLGEDGNRQALANFITTSPWDPAHIRAQLAWRMEEAIGPEALVFDDTGFLKDGSASACVSRQYTGTAGKVTNCQVGVSLHLASDHASAAVNWRLFLPQTWDPASPKADADKIARRAGCGIPDDVGHVEKWQLALDMLDETRSWGLEVPLAVADAGYGDAAAFRHGLQARGLNYVVGISTTLSAQPADAVPVAEPYSGMGRPPVAKYPDKPQPVKELVIAAGRKAARRVQWREGSRPGTGRSGRKRMHSRFVALRIRPAGREVRQMADGPELPVCWLLAEWPAGESEPVQYWLSDLPSGMPLTTLVRLAKLRWRIEHDYREMKQALGLAHFEGRTWNGWHHHVTLVSVAHAFCTLQRLARAPKDTGPA